The DNA region AGATTTGGATGTTGATTTCTATACTTTGAGTTTTTATAAAGTCTATGGGCCACATCATGCTTTACTTTATGGCAAAGAAGAACATTTATTAAGATTACCTGGTCTTAACCATTATTTTATTGACCAGACAGATATACCTTATAAATTTCAGTTAGGGAATGTCAACTTTGAATTAAGTTATGGAATGTTGGGTTTATGCGATTATCTAAGTGAATTAGCACAACTCCACTACGGCGATCAAACTGCACCTGATTTGAGAAATCAAATGGTGCAGGCGTTTGATTTAATTAGCATACATGAAGAACATATTAGCGATCGCCTCTTAAATTACCTCAACAGCAAGTCTAATGTGCGAGTGATTGGTCAATCAAAAGCTGACCGTAAATTCCGTGTGCCAACTATATCTTTTGTGGTAGATGGAATGAATAGCTCAACCATTCCGGTAAAAATTGACCAACATTATATTGGGATTCGCTACGGAGACTTTTATGCTAAACGGCTGATTGATTACCTGGGGTTAGCGTCCCAAGGTGGAATAGTGCGGGTGAGTATGGTGCATTACAACACTCTTGATGAAGTTAACAGTTTGATTGAGGCTTTTGAGCAGGTATTTTAAAATTGGGGATTGGGGATTGGGGATTGGGGATTGGGGATTGGGGATTGGGGATTGGGGATTGGGGATTGGGCATTGGGCATTGGGCATTGGAAAGAGGACTTGGGGACTCTTGAGAATTGGGGACAAGGGGAAACACTTGTTGCAAGTTCTGATTTAAGTCCCCTTGTCCCCTTGTCTCCCCTGCTCCCCGATCTCCCCCATCTTCCCCATCTCCCTACTCCCGCTTACCCATTACTCAGCTGCAAAACTTGCACCTCTTCTTGTGGGTAAATTAATGTTTTACCCACTGGGATAACAGCTAAAGCATTGGTTTGAGCTAAATTAATTAAATTGCCAGAACTTTGACTACCATCAGCTTGATGAAATTCGTAAACTCCATCAATTAAATGCAATTTACCCCAAAGGTAAGTTTCGCGTTTGCCATTTGAGCGCAACTCATGATGCGATCGCACTTTTAAAAACACTGGTTCCCAACCTTCAGTAATTCCTGAAAGTTTCTTGATTGCTGGTAGCACAAACCGCCAAAATGTCACCAACGCAGCAGCAGGGTTTCCTGGTAAACCAAAGTAGAGTGGGGAGTGGGGAGTGGGGAGTGGGGGAGATGAGGGAGTGGGGAGTGGGGAGTGGGGAGTGGGGAAAGTGGCGACGGTGAGGGGTTTTCCTGGCCTCATTTCCACAGAGCGAATGTAGATTTTTGCTTTTAGTGACTCTAGAATTTTATCAATATAGTCATAATCTCCTACTGAGACGCCACCAGAAGAGAGAACTATATCAGCGATCGCAACGGCGTGGGCAATAACTTTCTCCAAAGCAATTGGATCATCTTTGACTATGCCTAAAAGTATTGGTTCTGCGCCACTTTGTTTCACCAAAGCTGCTAGCGCATACTGATTAGAATCCACAATTTGCCCTGGTTGCAACGGTTGATCAACTGTCATCAACTCATCACCAGTAGAAAAAATTGCCACACACGGACGGCGGTAAACACTTAATTGTGAACATTGTGCTGCTGCCAATACGGCAATTTCTGGAGCATTTAGCTTAATTCCTGCTGGTAGTAATTGTGTTCCAGATTGATAAAAAGATGCTTTGTGTCTGACA from Nostoc commune NIES-4072 includes:
- a CDS encoding cysteine desulfurase-like protein, which produces MHLNLDKVRQYFPALAGEWTFFDNAGGSQTLKKVVDRISEFLLSSDVQLGASYAVSQLAGERLALATRGMATLINTNSYKEVVMGPSTTMMLKVLSICLGQTFTPGDEIIVTNCDHEANIGAWVALEKQGMKVKVWQIRPDSLELHLADLEPLMSQRTKLVALTHASNVLGTINPIKEIAAFVHDRNAMICVDGVAYAPHRLVDVQDLDVDFYTLSFYKVYGPHHALLYGKEEHLLRLPGLNHYFIDQTDIPYKFQLGNVNFELSYGMLGLCDYLSELAQLHYGDQTAPDLRNQMVQAFDLISIHEEHISDRLLNYLNSKSNVRVIGQSKADRKFRVPTISFVVDGMNSSTIPVKIDQHYIGIRYGDFYAKRLIDYLGLASQGGIVRVSMVHYNTLDEVNSLIEAFEQVF
- a CDS encoding molybdopterin molybdotransferase MoeA; amino-acid sequence: MVSVSDAQAIILNLVQPLDHQRDTEVVDLLVADSRILAVPVTSPLDFPHWDNSAMDGYAVRYEDVQHSSVNPAVLEIVEDIPAGYQPKSTIQPGQAARIFTGAVIPAGADTVVMQEKTRREENRVFILDAPKPQEFVRHKASFYQSGTQLLPAGIKLNAPEIAVLAAAQCSQLSVYRRPCVAIFSTGDELMTVDQPLQPGQIVDSNQYALAALVKQSGAEPILLGIVKDDPIALEKVIAHAVAIADIVLSSGGVSVGDYDYIDKILESLKAKIYIRSVEMRPGKPLTVATFPTPHSPLPTPSSPPLPTPHSPLYFGLPGNPAAALVTFWRFVLPAIKKLSGITEGWEPVFLKVRSHHELRSNGKRETYLWGKLHLIDGVYEFHQADGSQSSGNLINLAQTNALAVIPVGKTLIYPQEEVQVLQLSNG